Proteins from a genomic interval of Polaribacter sejongensis:
- a CDS encoding TonB-dependent receptor domain-containing protein, whose protein sequence is MKKIQTLLFIVFSIVFTLSVKAQEKTISGTVTSKLDGTTLPGVSIVVQGTTIGTETDFDGMYTIKASVGDILSFSFLGMKAKNFTVLSTSNKVNVILEEDASQLDEIVVTALGIKKSRKSLTYAAQDINADELNKVKQTNPVNSLSGKVAGVNISRSASGAGGSVKVTLRGNSSIGNNQPLYVVDGIPLSNPSSSQPGNSLGSKDGGNRDGGDALSLINPDDIESLTVLKGASASALYGSAGLNGVILITTKKGKSGSFKVGYSSNLTVENSAYVMDFNDESQSNIDDFLSTGFTNINAISISGGTEKAQTYFSYSNTFASGTLPTNKLKQHTFNIRETAKLFDDKLTVNASVMGSTQNVVNRPVSATYYNPLVGVYAFESDTEKLSDYSNFEVYNPNRNIMTQRWFRGEGSEPGTFFTSDIEQNPYWILNRNVSEDTNTKLVASLNLSFKLTDWLTLQTRGTYDKSFLDFERKIYATTNATLAPENGRYIVEENDYTQLYGDFLANINTSINEDFSLIAILGTSTKRTTTESFVGDSGISGGLQFANVFSFQNFNGNPSVKFEQNSLETRVSSLFASATIGFKEKIYIDLTARNDWSSTLPEENNSFFYPSVGVTGVLSELFDLGEHISFGKIRTSYAEVGSGFSADRISPNSSILFGGGGVNSINPIRPFPGSTPKPERQKSFEIGTEWKFNNNRFGIDLGYYNTRTVDQYYAFSTSVSIIGAEQAYLNSGEISNSGVEISTFFTPIQNDNFEWTSILNFATNKNTVEKIYNGQVLEGLIEPEFFTISSKSSNTFGSYLVEGGSFGDIYAQVVRRDENGLPIVDNDAVIANDDNTVDGLTKVGNANPDFTLGWNNSFQYKNITIDFLIDGKFGGETMSMTEAIVEGFSNNSARETENANIAVVDLAGNTSTLTAQEYYGKVGGRNGFTGEYIYSATNVRLAEFALGYNFKLSEESFFSSVKASLVGSNLFFFYKDAPHDPNVSLSTGNALQGVDILGLPSTRSIGLNLNLTF, encoded by the coding sequence ATGAAAAAAATTCAAACATTACTATTTATTGTTTTTTCTATTGTTTTTACATTAAGCGTAAAAGCACAAGAAAAAACAATTTCTGGTACAGTTACTTCTAAATTAGACGGAACTACACTGCCAGGAGTAAGTATTGTTGTACAGGGTACAACAATAGGAACAGAAACAGACTTTGACGGTATGTATACCATTAAAGCTTCTGTTGGGGACATTTTAAGCTTTTCTTTTTTAGGAATGAAAGCAAAAAATTTTACAGTTTTAAGCACTTCTAATAAAGTAAATGTTATTTTAGAAGAAGATGCAAGTCAATTAGATGAAATTGTTGTTACAGCACTTGGTATTAAAAAATCAAGAAAATCTTTAACCTATGCAGCTCAAGACATTAATGCAGATGAGTTAAATAAAGTAAAACAAACAAACCCTGTAAATAGCTTATCGGGTAAGGTTGCAGGTGTAAACATCTCTAGAAGCGCTTCAGGCGCTGGTGGATCTGTCAAAGTAACTTTAAGAGGTAATTCTTCTATAGGTAATAACCAACCTTTATATGTTGTAGATGGTATTCCATTATCTAACCCATCATCTAGCCAACCAGGAAATTCTTTAGGGAGTAAAGATGGCGGTAATAGAGATGGAGGAGATGCTTTATCTTTAATAAATCCAGATGATATTGAGTCTTTAACGGTTTTAAAAGGAGCATCTGCTTCTGCATTATATGGTAGTGCTGGTTTAAACGGTGTAATTTTAATTACGACTAAAAAAGGTAAATCCGGTAGTTTTAAGGTTGGTTACTCTTCAAATTTAACTGTTGAGAATTCTGCTTATGTTATGGATTTTAATGATGAATCTCAAAGTAATATTGATGATTTTTTATCTACAGGGTTTACTAATATTAATGCAATATCTATATCGGGTGGTACAGAAAAAGCACAAACTTATTTTTCTTATAGTAATACATTTGCAAGCGGAACTTTACCAACAAACAAGTTAAAGCAACATACGTTTAATATTAGAGAAACTGCAAAGCTTTTTGACGATAAGTTAACAGTAAATGCAAGTGTTATGGGATCTACTCAAAATGTAGTAAATAGACCTGTTTCTGCAACATATTATAATCCTTTAGTTGGTGTGTATGCTTTTGAATCTGATACAGAGAAATTATCTGACTATTCTAACTTTGAAGTTTACAATCCTAACAGAAATATAATGACTCAAAGATGGTTTCGTGGTGAAGGATCAGAACCTGGAACATTTTTTACTAGTGATATAGAACAAAATCCATATTGGATTTTAAACCGTAATGTTTCTGAAGATACAAATACAAAATTAGTTGCTTCATTAAATCTAAGTTTTAAACTTACAGATTGGCTTACATTACAAACTAGAGGTACGTATGATAAATCATTTCTAGATTTTGAAAGAAAAATATATGCTACAACAAATGCCACTTTAGCCCCAGAAAACGGAAGGTATATTGTTGAAGAAAATGATTATACACAATTATACGGAGATTTTTTAGCAAATATTAATACCAGTATTAATGAAGATTTTTCTCTAATAGCAATTCTAGGAACTAGTACCAAACGTACTACAACTGAATCTTTTGTGGGAGATTCAGGAATAAGTGGAGGTTTACAATTTGCAAATGTATTCTCATTTCAAAACTTTAACGGAAATCCTTCTGTAAAATTCGAGCAAAACTCTTTAGAAACAAGAGTAAGTTCATTATTTGCAAGTGCAACCATTGGTTTTAAAGAAAAAATTTATATTGATTTAACAGCTAGAAACGATTGGTCTTCTACATTACCTGAAGAAAACAATTCATTCTTTTATCCTTCGGTTGGTGTAACAGGTGTTTTAAGTGAATTATTTGATTTAGGAGAACATATTTCATTTGGAAAAATAAGAACATCTTATGCAGAAGTTGGTAGTGGTTTTTCTGCAGACAGAATATCACCTAATAGTAGTATTCTTTTTGGTGGTGGAGGTGTTAATTCAATAAATCCTATTAGACCTTTTCCAGGTTCTACACCTAAGCCAGAAAGACAGAAATCTTTTGAAATTGGTACGGAATGGAAATTTAATAATAATAGATTTGGAATCGATTTAGGGTATTATAATACTAGAACTGTAGATCAATATTATGCATTTTCAACATCCGTTTCTATTATAGGTGCAGAACAAGCATATTTAAATTCTGGTGAAATTTCTAATTCAGGTGTAGAAATTTCTACTTTTTTCACCCCTATACAAAATGATAATTTCGAATGGACATCAATATTAAACTTTGCAACGAATAAGAACACTGTTGAAAAAATTTATAATGGCCAAGTCTTAGAAGGTTTAATTGAACCTGAGTTTTTTACAATATCTAGTAAAAGCTCTAATACTTTTGGTTCTTATTTAGTTGAAGGTGGTTCTTTTGGTGATATTTATGCGCAAGTAGTTAGAAGAGACGAAAACGGGTTGCCTATTGTAGACAACGATGCGGTAATAGCTAATGATGATAATACGGTTGATGGTTTAACAAAAGTAGGTAACGCAAACCCAGACTTTACTTTAGGTTGGAACAACTCTTTTCAATACAAAAATATTACTATAGATTTTTTAATTGATGGAAAATTTGGTGGTGAAACCATGAGTATGACCGAAGCTATTGTAGAAGGATTTAGTAATAACTCTGCTAGAGAAACCGAAAATGCTAACATCGCAGTGGTAGATTTAGCTGGAAATACATCAACATTAACAGCACAAGAATATTATGGAAAAGTAGGTGGTAGAAATGGTTTTACTGGTGAATATATTTATAGTGCAACTAATGTAAGGTTAGCAGAATTTGCTTTGGGGTATAACTTTAAATTAAGTGAAGAATCATTTTTCTCTTCAGTTAAAGCATCATTAGTAGGTAGTAACTTGTTTTTCTTTTATAAAGATGCGCCACACGATCCTAACGTTTCTTTAAGTACAGGTAATGCATTACAAGGTGTAGATATTCTAGGACTTCCTTCAACAAGAAGTATTGGATTGAATCTTAATTTAACATTCTAA
- a CDS encoding DUF4861 domain-containing protein, giving the protein MNTIKTLSCLLIVTLLCSCSQEKKDTIITVKNTLNFERTFETVEIQRTALSTENLSSIGIKNTTTGKLLVTQLVDTDGDGAMDQLLFQPKIAANSEVNFEVVTISDAEKPKAEELCYSRFVPERTDDYTWENDKVAFRVYGPVAQKMVEENVPGGTLSSGVDAWLKKVKYPIINKWYKETIIDKTGSYHEDTGEGLDDFHVGSSRGIGGIAVKIDSTYFLSKNYTKWKTITTGPIRTSFYLEYANWDASGKIIKESKTISLDLGSNLSKFSTSIEGVDQISAGLTLHKKDGEVSGNKDEGWVSYWQPHADSELGSAIIADRNTFSGFEKYDIDTPDLSNAYAHLKVKNNKVVYYAGFGWKKSNQFKTRQAWEAYLKIFSKKINNPLEVRIK; this is encoded by the coding sequence ATGAATACAATTAAAACACTTTCATGTTTATTAATTGTAACACTTTTATGTTCTTGCTCTCAAGAAAAAAAGGATACAATTATTACCGTTAAAAACACACTGAATTTCGAGCGTACCTTTGAAACCGTAGAAATTCAAAGAACAGCGCTAAGTACAGAAAACCTTTCTTCTATAGGCATAAAAAACACAACAACAGGTAAACTTTTGGTTACACAATTAGTAGATACTGATGGAGATGGAGCAATGGATCAATTGTTATTTCAACCTAAAATAGCAGCTAATTCTGAAGTAAACTTTGAAGTTGTAACTATTTCTGATGCAGAAAAACCAAAAGCAGAAGAGTTATGCTATTCTCGTTTTGTCCCAGAAAGAACAGATGACTATACTTGGGAAAACGATAAAGTAGCATTTAGAGTTTACGGACCCGTTGCACAAAAAATGGTAGAAGAAAATGTTCCTGGAGGAACTTTATCTAGCGGTGTTGATGCTTGGTTAAAAAAAGTAAAATACCCAATAATAAATAAATGGTACAAAGAAACTATAATTGATAAAACAGGGTCTTATCATGAAGATACAGGTGAAGGTTTAGATGATTTTCACGTTGGTTCTAGTAGAGGTATTGGTGGTATTGCTGTTAAAATAGATAGTACTTATTTTTTATCTAAAAATTATACAAAATGGAAAACAATTACTACAGGACCAATAAGAACTAGCTTTTATTTAGAATATGCTAACTGGGATGCTTCTGGTAAGATAATTAAAGAATCTAAAACAATCAGTTTAGATCTTGGAAGTAATCTTTCTAAATTTTCAACTTCAATTGAAGGAGTCGATCAAATTTCTGCAGGTTTAACTTTACATAAAAAAGACGGAGAAGTTTCTGGTAACAAAGATGAAGGTTGGGTAAGTTATTGGCAACCTCATGCAGATTCTGAACTTGGATCTGCAATTATTGCTGATAGAAACACTTTTTCTGGATTTGAGAAATATGATATTGATACTCCGGATTTAAGCAACGCTTACGCACATCTAAAAGTAAAAAATAATAAAGTAGTTTATTATGCTGGTTTTGGATGGAAGAAAAGCAATCAATTTAAAACAAGACAAGCCTGGGAAGCTTATTTAAAAATATTCTCAAAAAAAATAAATAATCCTTTAGAAGTTCGTATAAAATAA